Proteins found in one Macaca nemestrina isolate mMacNem1 chromosome 4, mMacNem.hap1, whole genome shotgun sequence genomic segment:
- the SEM1 gene encoding 26S proteasome complex subunit SEM1: MSEKKQPVDLGLLEEDDEFEEFPAEDWAGLDEDEDAHVWEDNWDDDNVEDDFSNQLRAELEKHGYKMETS, from the exons ATGTCAGAGAAAAAGCAACCCGTAGACTTAGGTCTCTTAGAGGAAGACGACGAGTTTGAAGAGTTCCCGGCCGAAG acTGGGCTGGCTTAGATGAAGATGAAGATGCACATGTCTGGGAGGATAATTGGGATGATGACAATGTAGAGGATGACTTTTCTAATCAGTTACG AGCTGAACTAGAGAAACATGGTTATAAGATGGAGACTTCATAG